The Paramisgurnus dabryanus chromosome 3, PD_genome_1.1, whole genome shotgun sequence genome includes a window with the following:
- the ndufab1b gene encoding NADH:ubiquinone oxidoreductase subunit AB1b, which yields MASRALAQCVRSVARSSARLSHGNVLTRTACASLVSNQRSLCVVSCHQRTRCTELVRVSGPSLQLCRQYGDLPPLTLESIQDRVMYVLKLYDKISPEKLQTTSHFMKDLGLDSLDQVEIIMAMEDEFGFEIPDAEAEKLMTPAEIVQYIGDKKDVYE from the exons ATGGCGTCTCGTGCGCTTGCACAGTGTGTGCGCTCCGTTGCTCGCTCTTCTGCAAGGTTAAGTCATGGTAATGTGCTCACGAGAACCGCCTGTGCGTCCCTCGTGTCAAACCAGCGATCGCTGTGTGTCGTCTCATGCCATCAGCGGACGAGATGCACGGAACTAGTGCGG GTTTCTGGTCCATCTCTTCAGCTGTGTCGGCAATATGGGGATCTTCCACCCCTTACATTAGAGAGCATCCAAGATCGTGTTATGTATGTCCTTAAACTATATGACAAGATCAGTCCTGAGAAG CTTCAAACGACATCTCATTTCATGAAAGATTTGGGACTGGACAGCTTGGACCAGGTGGAGATTATAATGGCTATGGAAGATGAGTTTG GATTTGAGATTCCAGATGCAGAGGCTGAGAAGCTTATGACTCCTGCGGAGATCGTACAGTACATTGGAGATAAAAAAGATGTGTATGAATAA